The sequence ACGCCATCAGACGGCACAATGGTCGCGTGGATTCTGAAACCGCAACGAAAGCACGTGCGCGCGTGTGGCGTGATCCGCTTTCGGCCGGCTTCCGCGCGCACCAGAACCTGCTGCTACTCCGGTTGCGCTGGCATGAGCGGCGCGCCGCGGCCTCGGCCGAGCGGCTGAATTAGCCCACGCGCTGCGACGATCGCTGACCCGCATTTCGGCGTGCCGGCGCGCCGCTACTGCCGAGTAGAGCGTTTTCTTAGAAATCGCGGCCGCCCCGGGGTGACGAAAAGCACACTCTTGTCTCACGACGGCACCCCGCACACACGTGAGCTGCGCGTTTGGGCTAACCTTGTCCGCGTGTCCCACGCGGGTCCGGTGAAGGCCTACCTAAGGAAAGTGCAATAATCGGTACTGGTAGTGACATAAAAAATTTTGGGTGGACGTCTGCGGCGCCGGGTCACACTGACGGCGACGCGAACGACGTTCGTCGGTAACGACCCACAAACTAGAGAGGCAGGGGCGTGGGGGCCAACGGCAACGGCGCAAGTGCAGGAACTCGGCAGAAGCTGGAGAAGGTCGTCATCCGGTTCGCCGGTGACTCCGGTGACGGCATGCAGCTCACCGGTGACCGGTTCACCTCCGAGGCCGCGCTGTTCGGCAACGACCTTGCCACGCAACCGAATTACCCTGCCGAGATCCGCGCCCCCCAAGGCACCCTGCCCGGTGTTTCGTCGTTCCAGATTCAGATCGCCGACTACGACATCCTCACCGCGGGCGACCGCCCCGACGTCCTCGTCGCGATGAACCCGGCCGCGCTCAAGGCAAACGTTTCGGACCTTCCCCGCGGCGGGCTGATCATCGCCAACTCCGACGAGTTCACCAAGCGCAATCTCGCCAAGGTCGGCTACGAGTCCAATCCGCTCGACAGCGATGAGCTGTCCGACTACGTCGTGCAGGCCGTCCCGATGACCACGCTGACCCTGGGGGCCGTCGAGTCGATCGGCGCCTCCAAGAAGGACGGACAGCGCGCCAAGAATATGTTCGCCTTGGGTCTGCTGTCGTGGATGTACGGCCGCGAGCTCTCGCACAGCGAGGCGTTCATCCGCGAGAAGTTCGCCCGCAAGCCCGACATCGCCGAAGCCAACGTACTGGCGCTGAAGGCGGGCTGGAACTACGGCGAAACCACCGAGGCGTTCGCCAGCACCTACGAGGTGGCCCCCGCCAAGCTGAAACCCGGTGAGTACCGCCAGATCTCCGGTAACACCGCGCTGGCCTACGGCATCGTCACCGCCGGTCAGCTGGCCGGTATCCAGGTCGTGTTGGGCACGTACCCGATCACGCCGGCGTCGGACATCCTTCACGAGCTGTCCAAGCACAAGAACTTCAACGTGCTGACGTTCCAGGCGGAGGACGAGATCGCCGGGATCGGCGCGGCGATCGGGGCGTCCTACGGCGGCGCACTGGGCGTCACCAGCACGTCGGGACCGGGGATCTCGCTGAAGTCCGAGGCCATCGGCCTGGCGGTGATGACCGAGCTGCCGCTGGTCGTGATCGACGTGCAGCGCGGTGGCCCCTCGACGGGTCTGCCGACCAAGACCGAGCAGGCCGATCTGCTGCAGGCGATGTTCGGGCGCAACGGCGAGTCACCGGTTGCGGTCATCGCGCCGCGCTCACCCTCGGACTGCTTTGACGTGGCCATCGAGGCGGTGCGCATGGCGGTCACCTATCACACGCCCGTGATGATCCTGTCCGACGGCGCGATCGCCAACGGCTCTGAGCCGTGGCGCATTCCGGACGTTGGCACGTACCCGCCGATCAATCACGTCTTGGCCAAACCCGGTGAGCCGTTCCAGCCGTACGCGCGGGACCCCGAGACGCTGGCGCGCCAGTTCGCCGTTCCCGGCACACCCGGGCTGGAACACCGCATCGGCGGGCTGGAGGCGGCCAACGGTTCGGGCAACATCTCCTACGAACCGAAGAACCACGACCTGATGGTGCGGCTGCGGCACGCCAAGGTGGCGGGCATCAAGGTGCCCGACCTGGAGGTCGACGACCCGACCGGCGACGCTGAACTGCTGATGCTGGGTTGGGGCAGCAGCTACGGCCCCATCGGTGAGGCGTGCCGGCGTGTACGGCGCCGGGGGATCAAGGTCGCGCAGGCGCACCTGCGCAATCTCAACCCGCTTCCGGCCAACCTCGGTGAGGTGCTGCGGCGCTACTCCAAGGTCGTGCTGCCGGAGATGAACCTCGGCCAGCTGGCGCTGTTGCTGCGCGGTAAGTATCTGGTCGACATCCAGTCGGTCACCAAGGTGGAAGGCATGGCGTTCCTGGCCGACGAGGTGGAGGGCATCATCGATGCCGCGCTCGATGGAACGCTGGGCGACAAGGAAAGTGACAAGACCAAGTTCGCGCGGCTGGCGGCTGCGACCGTCGAAGTTGGCGCGACTGGTGTGGGAGCGAACGCATGACAGATCTGGTTGGAGCTGATCTCGGCCTGACGTCGGGCACCAGTGGTGTGCCCACGACCGACCAGCCGCAGAAGGGCAAGGATTTCACCAGCGACCAAGAGGTCCGGTGGTGCCCGGGTTGCGGTGACTACGTCATCCTCAACACCATTCGCAACTTCCTGCCCGAACTGGGTCTGCGTCGCGAGAACATCGCGTTTGTCAGCGGTATCGGCTGCTCGAGCCGCTTCCCGTACTACCTGGAGACCTACGGTTTCCACTCCATCCACGGCCGCGCGCCCACCATCGCGACCGGACTGGCGCTGGCGCGCAAGGACCTTTCGGTGTGGGTGGTCACCGGCGACGGCGACGCGCTCTCGATCGGCGGCAACCACCTGATCCATGCGCTGCGCCGCAACGTCAACATCACGATCCTGCTGTTCAACAACCGGATCTACGGGCTGACCAAGGGCCAGTACTCGCCGACGTCGGAGGTCGGCAAGATCACCAAGTCCACCCCGATGGGCTCGCTGGACTACCCGTTCAATCCGGTGTCGCTGGCGCTGGGCGCCGACGCCACGTTCGTCGGGCGCGCGTTGGACTCCGACCGCAAGGGGCTCTCCGAGGTGCTGCGGGCGGCCGCGGCACATCGCGGCGCGGCGCTGGTCGAGATCCTGCAGGACTGCCCGATCTTCAACGACGGCTCGTTTGACGCGCTGCGCAAGGAGGGCGCCGAGGAGCGGCTGATCAGCCTCACTCACGGCGAGCCCGTCGTGTTCGGCGCCGACGGCGAGTACTGCGTGGTGAAGTCGGGCTACGGGCTCGAGATCGCCAAGACCGCCGACGTCTCGGCCGACGAAATCGTGGTGCACGACGCCCATCTTGAGGACTCGGCGTACGCGTTCGCGCTGTCACGGCTGTCCCAGGAGAACCTCGAGCACATGGTGATGGGCGTCTTCCGGCAGGTCAACAAGCCGACCTACGACGATGCCGCCCGCCAGCAGGTCGCGGTGGCCCAAGAGGCGCAACCGCACGACACGGCCGCGCTGCAGTCGCTGCTTCGGGGCAAAGACACCTGGACGGTCGACTAACGTCTCACCCATGACGACCACGACAGGTCTGGCCGCGATCATCCTGGCGGGCGGGGCTTCTCGCCGGATGGGCCGGGACAAAGCCACCCTTCCCTACGAGGGCACCACCTTCGTCGAGCACATGGTGAGCATCGTCAGACGCCGGTGCGCGCCGGTGTTCGTGGTGGCCGCGCCCGGGCAGGCGCTTCCGGAGCTCGATGCCGAGGTGCTGCGTGACGAGGCCCGCGGTTACGGCCCGCTGTTGGCGACCGGACGCGGGTTGCGCGCCGCCGCGGAGGCCGGCGTCGAGCTGGCGTTCGTCTCGGCGGTGGACCTGCCGCTGCTGACCGGCGAGCTGATCGATCAACTGGTGACCCCCGCGGTGGCGCTGGGCGCCGACATCGTGCTGCCCTGGGACGGGCGCACCCACTACCTGGCCGGTATCTACCGGACGTCGCTGGCCGACCGGGTGGACGAACTGGTGGCGGCCGGGGAACGCAGCATGCGCGCGTTGGCGAACTCCGTCGACACGCAACGCGTCGTCATGCCTCGGCAGCGCGCTTTGACCAACGTCAACACCCCCGCGGATCTGGCCGCCGTGAATTCTCGGCAAATTGCGTAGCAAATTACTTTAGTTTCAATCAACCATTTGTAGCGACCGGAATTGAATTCCGCGCCTGCAATTACGTCGGCAACTCGTCGTAATATGCGTCCGATGGTGCGGACCCGTGCGCACAAGGGCTTCGCCGCCCCCTGTCCGGTGCGACTCGAAACTTGGTGCGGTGCATACGGTTTCGAATTCGGCAAGTGACAATGGTCCTCAATTCGGTCACAATTGGTCACGAATTTCGGTCTGGGACAGCGGCGAAACCGCACGCTCCGGTGTCGACGGACGCATCCCATCGGCCGATCGCCTGGTCGGTGACAGGGCGCACGTGGCCGCGGCGGGTGCAGACGCCGCGGTTCGACGCGACCTGCAAGATCTGAACCATGTTGGGATCCCCGGCTTTTCATTCCGTGGCGTCGCGTCTCCCGGGGTTGTCGTCGCAGCAGGTGGCCCGGACGCGAGAACGGCTCGTCTGAGCCGAAAATCCCTCTATGACACCATCTTTGGACCCAAACCTGCCTGCTCCCGCTGCGGGGCACGGCCAGCGAACCCGTTCGCCAGTTGGGTGGTCTGCATCGGTGTGAAACGCGATGTGGTGCGGTTGAGACCCGATTTCAGGGCCCGCGTACCCGAAATCTGCGCACATACTCGTGCTCCACGTCACAAAATCATGGTGAGTTGGCTCACGAAATTATGCTGACCGCCGGCTTCTGAGATGTCCGTCGGCACGGTGAGTTACCTGCACAGACATCGGGAAAATGCCGTCGTGATCTGTCCGTGATCATTCCGCGACACGTCCTTCACCGATATGACTTCCGCCGATTCGGTTTGTACGGTCCCAAACGGCTTCATAAGGAGCAAACAATTTCAAACCCACGAACCTGCGCGTGAGTGGGGCCGCCGGGCGAGATGGGCGAGATGACACCGCCGGTGGCCGCCGGGCGGTCACGTCCGGCGAGGTTTCGGCCTTCCGCTGTCGCACCCGACCGAGACGGTGCGGCCCAACTGACGCCTGAAGAGGCACTTACACCCGCGTGTCCCGCGGGTGTCGGTGGTGCGCGCTTGGCGAAAGGAACGAAGTGAAGAACATCCGCAAGACGTTTGGCCTGGCCACCTTCGCCGGTGCGCTCGCCGTGGCGCCGATCGCGCTGGCGGGCACTGCCAACGCGGACAGCGTGAACTGGGAAGCCGTCGCGGCCTGCGAGTCCGGTGGCAACTGGTCGATCAACACCGGTAACGGCTACTACGGCGGCCTGCAGTTCAGCTTGGGGACCTGGCGGTCCAACGGCGGGTCGGGCATGCCCCACCAGGCCAGCAAGTCTGAGCAGATCCGCGTCGCGGAGAACGTGCTGCAGTCGCAGGGTATCGGCGCCTGGCCGTCCTGCGGCGGACGCGGCTGATAACAACAGACCTCGGAGGCGGCGCCGGTTCTCGACCGGCGCCGCCTCTTCTTTCTCAGAGGCCTCTTACATCAGTTAAGTAACGAATAAAACTTTTGACACTCACGTAACAGGTGACCTTCCTCACCCGACACACGGGATAACCGCAGCGGAGAGCAGCTCTTCACGCGGGCCTGGTGTCAAACGGTCGGGGAAGGACCGCAGTGATGAACATTCGTAAGGCAGTTACCAAGGGTTTGTGGGCCATCGCGATCACCGGAGGCCTGGCCGTCGTGCCGATGGCCGTGTCGACGCCCACCGCCGCGGCTGAGTCGGTCAACTGGGACGCCATCGCCGAGTGCGAGTCCGGCGGCAACTGGTCGATCAACACCGGTAACGGTCACTACGGCGGACTGCAGTTCAAGCAGTCGACCTGGACGGCCAACGGCGGCGTCGGCAACCCCGCGCACGCGTCCCGCGCAGAACAGATCCGGGTGGCCGAGAACGTTCTGCGCACCCAGGGGCTGAAGGCCTGGCCGAAGTGCGGGCCCCGCGGCGCCACCCCGGCGGTGTGGACCAACGCCGGTGTCCCGGCCGCGCCGGCCACTCCCGTCGCCACCGGCTGCGCCGCGATGCCCACCAGCGGCCTGCTCGGCTTCGTCAACCCGCGCCAGATGTGCACCGCCCTGCTCAACCCGCTGGGCGCCCTGGGCGTGACACGCTGAACTCGTTGCCCTGGGGATCGACGAACAGCCCGCCGGGCCCACGCAGCGCGGCGAAGCCGGCGGGTTCGGTCCGAAGCGTCCACTGCCAACGATTGGGCACCGCCCGTTCGTCGGTCACCCGGACGAACTTCCAGATCAGCGATTCCCAGCCTGCCGAGCCGTAGAGCCAGCGCGGGGTGCCGTCGGGCGCGTCTCTGACGTCGGCGCCGACCACCGCCGCCCACCACGCGGCCAGTTCCTCGGGACGGTCGCTGTCGGTGCACACGGCGAACACCCGGGCCGCGGCCGTGCCCTCCGGTGCGGGGTCGGGAAACGCGCAGAACTCGTTGCCCTCCACGTCGGCGAGGGTGACCCAGCCGGAATGCTCGGCCAACAGCCGCGCGCCGCAGTCCAACAGCGCGGTGACGTCGCGGGCGTAGACATCCAGGTGCACGCGGTTCTTCACGGTTTTGGGCCGCTGCTGACGGCGAAACGACAACAGCCCCCGCTGGGCGTCGCGGCCCAGCACGTCGGCCCAGAACGCCTCGACGGCACACGGATCGGCGGCCTCCACCGACAGGGCGCCCAGCGCGGTGCTCACGCCGGTTGTACGTCGAGTTCGCCGGGCAGCCGGAACGCCGACCGCGCCGCGACGGCGGCCATCTGTCGCGCCAGCACCCCCTCGGGCACCAGCACCGAGGAGCGGCTGACCAGCGTGCTCAATATCGCCGGTCGCAGGTTGACGGCGACGCCGAGCAGCTTGGACTGGCGCACCACCGACCGCACCCGTGGCCGGCGGAACGCCACGAACCTGGCGAACGCGGCGGAAAGATCGCCCACGCCGTCGACGAACCTCGCCAGGATCGCGGCGTCCTCGATGCCCTGGCAGCCGCCCTGACCCAGGTGCGGACGCATCGGATGTGCGGCGTCGCCGACCAGCACCACCGGGCCGCGTGACCACTGCCGCGCGTCGTCGCGGTCATAGAGGTCGTTGCGCAGCACGGCGCGCGGATCGCTGGCCGCCAGCACCTGTGGGATCGGGTCGGCCCAGCCGGCGAACATGGCGCGCAGGTAGGTCAACTCCCCGTCGGGTGCCCGTCCGCCCTCGGGCGTACGTTCGGTCGCGAACCAGTAGGTGTGGTCGGTTCCGAGCGGAACGTGGCCGAATTCGACCGCGGGTCCGACGACTTCACCGGCGACCTCGGGGTCGATCGTGCAGTCGGCCACCCCGCGCCATGCCGTGTATCCGACGTAACGGTTCCGCAGCGGACCGTTGAGGTGGCGCGCCACCATCGAGTGCGTTCCGTCGGCGCCCACCACGGCGTCGGCGTGAAGCGCCGCCGAGCCCGACAACGTCACTCGCACCCCGTCTCCCGTCGGGACCAGCGCTTCCGCGGACACCCCCGCGCGCAGGCTGCCGTCGGCGAGCGCGTCGCTCAGCACGGCGGTCAACGCCGAGCGGCGGATCACCACCAGCGGCTCGCCGAGTGCCTTGACGATGCGCTGCGGCGACGGGTGCCGCAGCCAGGTGCCGTCACGCCAGCGCAGCGCGCCGGCGGTCACCGTGCCGCCGGCCGCGCGCACCGCATCGCCGAGGCCCAGCTCGTCGAGCGCGGCCAGCGCGTTGGGCCAAATGGAAATGCCCGCGCCCGACGAGGTGTCGGTGCGTTGCTCGACGAGCGTCACGTCGTGACCGCACCGCTGCAGCGCGACGGCGGTCGTCAGGCCCGCGATGCCCGCACCGATCACCACGATCCGTTTCGCCATCCGATGAACGTAGCGCGTGACCCGGGCGCTTTCGCGTCCGTTTCTGCCGGAGGGCGGTGATTTCGCGCCCGGCACAGCCATGGCGCAGATCTCGACGACTTTTCTGCGACGGGCTTGTGCTACGAACGGGTCATGTCCACCACGCCGTTCGAGGATCTCGACGACTACATCGCGCTGCCCCGCGTCTCCGGCCTTGCGGTGTCACCCGACGGAACCCGTGTCGTGACCACCATCGCCGAGCTCAACGACAAACGCACCGAATACCTCACCGCGGTGTGGGAACTGGACCCCGCGGGCAGGCAACCGGCGCGGCGGCTGACCCGCGGCGCCAAGGGCGAGTCGTCGCCGGCCTTCGCCGCCGACGGTGACCTGCTGTTCATCGCCGCGCGCCCCACCGAGGACGACGACAAGCCGCCGGCGGCGTTGTGGCGGTTGCCTGCCGCCGGCGGCGAGGCGTTCAAGGCGCTGGACCTGCCGGGCGGGGTGGAGGCGGTCGCCACCGCGCGGGAGGCCGACGTGGCGGTGGTGCGCGCGCCGATGTTGCCGTCGGCGCGCACCGTCGACGACGACCGCCGGCTGCGCGATCTTCGCAAGGACAACAAGATCACCGCGGTCCTGCACACCGGCTACCCGATCCGGGACTGGGACAAGGACATTGGGCTCAGCCATCCGCACCTGTTCGGCCTCGGTGTCGACGGAGGCGATCCGAAAGATCTCGCCGGGGCGCCGGCGGGAGCGCTGCGTGAGGCGCAGTTCGACGTCAGCCCGGACGGCCGATTCGTGGTCACCACCTGGCAGCAGCCCGCGCCCGGGGCCGCTGCGCATTCGGTGTTGGTGCGGATCGACACCGACACCGGCGAACGCGTCGTGATCGCCGACGAGCCCGACGCCGACCTGTGGAGCCCGGCGATCGCGCCGGACGGGTCGGCGGTCGCCTACGTTCGGGAGTCGTATTCGACCCCAGAGAAGGCGCCGCGAATCACGCTGGGCTGCTTACGGTTTGGTGGGCAGCACGAAACCGTCGCATCGGAGTGGGACC comes from Mycolicibacterium pulveris and encodes:
- a CDS encoding 2-oxoacid:acceptor oxidoreductase subunit alpha, with product MGANGNGASAGTRQKLEKVVIRFAGDSGDGMQLTGDRFTSEAALFGNDLATQPNYPAEIRAPQGTLPGVSSFQIQIADYDILTAGDRPDVLVAMNPAALKANVSDLPRGGLIIANSDEFTKRNLAKVGYESNPLDSDELSDYVVQAVPMTTLTLGAVESIGASKKDGQRAKNMFALGLLSWMYGRELSHSEAFIREKFARKPDIAEANVLALKAGWNYGETTEAFASTYEVAPAKLKPGEYRQISGNTALAYGIVTAGQLAGIQVVLGTYPITPASDILHELSKHKNFNVLTFQAEDEIAGIGAAIGASYGGALGVTSTSGPGISLKSEAIGLAVMTELPLVVIDVQRGGPSTGLPTKTEQADLLQAMFGRNGESPVAVIAPRSPSDCFDVAIEAVRMAVTYHTPVMILSDGAIANGSEPWRIPDVGTYPPINHVLAKPGEPFQPYARDPETLARQFAVPGTPGLEHRIGGLEAANGSGNISYEPKNHDLMVRLRHAKVAGIKVPDLEVDDPTGDAELLMLGWGSSYGPIGEACRRVRRRGIKVAQAHLRNLNPLPANLGEVLRRYSKVVLPEMNLGQLALLLRGKYLVDIQSVTKVEGMAFLADEVEGIIDAALDGTLGDKESDKTKFARLAAATVEVGATGVGANA
- a CDS encoding 2-oxoacid:ferredoxin oxidoreductase subunit beta codes for the protein MTDLVGADLGLTSGTSGVPTTDQPQKGKDFTSDQEVRWCPGCGDYVILNTIRNFLPELGLRRENIAFVSGIGCSSRFPYYLETYGFHSIHGRAPTIATGLALARKDLSVWVVTGDGDALSIGGNHLIHALRRNVNITILLFNNRIYGLTKGQYSPTSEVGKITKSTPMGSLDYPFNPVSLALGADATFVGRALDSDRKGLSEVLRAAAAHRGAALVEILQDCPIFNDGSFDALRKEGAEERLISLTHGEPVVFGADGEYCVVKSGYGLEIAKTADVSADEIVVHDAHLEDSAYAFALSRLSQENLEHMVMGVFRQVNKPTYDDAARQQVAVAQEAQPHDTAALQSLLRGKDTWTVD
- the mobA gene encoding molybdenum cofactor guanylyltransferase; protein product: MTTTTGLAAIILAGGASRRMGRDKATLPYEGTTFVEHMVSIVRRRCAPVFVVAAPGQALPELDAEVLRDEARGYGPLLATGRGLRAAAEAGVELAFVSAVDLPLLTGELIDQLVTPAVALGADIVLPWDGRTHYLAGIYRTSLADRVDELVAAGERSMRALANSVDTQRVVMPRQRALTNVNTPADLAAVNSRQIA
- a CDS encoding transglycosylase family protein; the protein is MKNIRKTFGLATFAGALAVAPIALAGTANADSVNWEAVAACESGGNWSINTGNGYYGGLQFSLGTWRSNGGSGMPHQASKSEQIRVAENVLQSQGIGAWPSCGGRG
- a CDS encoding transglycosylase family protein, translated to MNIRKAVTKGLWAIAITGGLAVVPMAVSTPTAAAESVNWDAIAECESGGNWSINTGNGHYGGLQFKQSTWTANGGVGNPAHASRAEQIRVAENVLRTQGLKAWPKCGPRGATPAVWTNAGVPAAPATPVATGCAAMPTSGLLGFVNPRQMCTALLNPLGALGVTR
- a CDS encoding VOC family protein — encoded protein: MSTALGALSVEAADPCAVEAFWADVLGRDAQRGLLSFRRQQRPKTVKNRVHLDVYARDVTALLDCGARLLAEHSGWVTLADVEGNEFCAFPDPAPEGTAAARVFAVCTDSDRPEELAAWWAAVVGADVRDAPDGTPRWLYGSAGWESLIWKFVRVTDERAVPNRWQWTLRTEPAGFAALRGPGGLFVDPQGNEFSVSRPGRPAG
- a CDS encoding FAD-dependent oxidoreductase — translated: MAVPGAKSPPSGRNGRESARVTRYVHRMAKRIVVIGAGIAGLTTAVALQRCGHDVTLVEQRTDTSSGAGISIWPNALAALDELGLGDAVRAAGGTVTAGALRWRDGTWLRHPSPQRIVKALGEPLVVIRRSALTAVLSDALADGSLRAGVSAEALVPTGDGVRVTLSGSAALHADAVVGADGTHSMVARHLNGPLRNRYVGYTAWRGVADCTIDPEVAGEVVGPAVEFGHVPLGTDHTYWFATERTPEGGRAPDGELTYLRAMFAGWADPIPQVLAASDPRAVLRNDLYDRDDARQWSRGPVVLVGDAAHPMRPHLGQGGCQGIEDAAILARFVDGVGDLSAAFARFVAFRRPRVRSVVRQSKLLGVAVNLRPAILSTLVSRSSVLVPEGVLARQMAAVAARSAFRLPGELDVQPA